A genomic region of Dreissena polymorpha isolate Duluth1 chromosome 4, UMN_Dpol_1.0, whole genome shotgun sequence contains the following coding sequences:
- the LOC127876041 gene encoding uncharacterized protein LOC127876041, which translates to MPVVDESKDGINWKHEGVLLLISLYEAHKEKFASSAISKKAVWNMIATKMKDQGYSVTGHQCSEKFKSLKNRYKDNRKKMAKSGRGRVTWRYYDIMEELLAGDPAVEPLKVVASANCAKDPAAKPPLPPNAKRPQISSPSANAVAIRAASPTVAVRSTSPTVSVRSPSPSSSNAGSPAPDETVPDTVSHTPVVKRRRKSGDVPEWFRTFANDTARRMDALEASSERMIKIAEERNDILRTLVDVLTKN; encoded by the exons ATGCCTGTGGTGGATGAGTCAAAGGATG GAATCAACTGGAAGCACGAAGGAGTCCTGTTATTGATTTCCCTTTATGAGGCACATAAAGAGAAATTCGCCTCGTCTGCAATTAGTAAGAAGGCAGTGTGGAATATGATTGCCACGAAAATGAAGGACCAAGGCTACAGTGTCACGGGGCATCAGTGTAGCGAGAAATTTAAGAGCCTGAAAAATAG GTACAAGGATAACAGAAAGAAGATGGCCAAGAGTGGTCGTGGACGAGTAACATGGCGTTACTATGACATAATGGAGGAGCTTCTTGCTGGAGATCCAGCGGTGGAACCACTGAAAGTGGTAGCATCTGCAAACTGTGCCAaag ACCCTGCAGCGAAGCCACCTCTGCCACCAAATGCGAAGCGGCCGCAGATATCAAGTCCTTCTGCTAATGCAGTTGCCATACGGGCTGCAAGCCCAACTGTGGCTGTTAGGTCAACAAGCCCAACTGTATCTGTTAGGTCGCCAAGCCCATCCTCTTCAAATGCAGGTTCACCAGCCCCTGACGAGACAGTTCCTGACACGGTCAGTCACACCCCTGTCGTTAAGCGCCGGCGGAAGAGTGGGGATGTCCCTGAATGGTTCAGGACTTTTGCCAATGATACTGCAAGACGCATGGATGCACTAGAGGCTTCAAGTGAGCGGATGATAAAAATTGCGGAGGAGCGCAATGACATTTTGCGAACCCTAGTGGACGTCCTAACAAAAAATTAA
- the LOC127876038 gene encoding putative nuclease HARBI1 isoform X2, protein MAAPRELIAILMEEIANNTEIEHFQANIEVATGVTAAAQLLSNATAPVRVQSYVEDVVDLYSDMEFKSHFRMQRSTFEALCREVAPSMQRERSMTVNTRLLATIWMLSNKECYRSVADRFGISKGTLHLTVIQTCQTLSNLKDKYIKFPEARREMLSLAEGFRVRCGFPGVVGAVDGTHIPIPAPISEFRASFINRKGLSSMQLQVVCDSNLRFLDTYTGWPGSVHACMGTARFSNLLKNCQTNSMSLGILPIHCLHTFLLHTETMAI, encoded by the exons atggcggctcccagagaattgattgcgattttgatggAAGAAATCGCTAATAACACTGAAATTGAGCACTTTCAAGCGAATATTGAAGTAGCTACGGGTGTTA CAGCAGCCGCACAGCTCCTGTCCAATGCTACTGCCCCAGTTCGAGTCCAAAGCTATGTAGAAGATGTGGTGGACTTATATTCAGATATGGAGTTCAAGTCGCATTTTAGAATGCAAAGATCAACTTTTGAG GCTTTATGCAGGGAAGTCGCTCCTTCAATGCAAAGGGAGAGGTCAATGACAGTCAACACAAGATTGTTGGCCACAATTTGGATGCTTAGCAACAAGGAATGTTACCGAAGTGTTGCTGACCGATTTGGGATCAGTAAAG GCACACTCCACCTGACTGTAATACAGACCTGCCAGACTCTCTCCAACTTGAAGGACAAGTACATAAAATTTCCAGAAGCACGAAGGGAAATGTTGTCACTAGCAGAGGGGTTCCGTGTGCGATGTGGATTTCCAGGAGTTGTCGGTGCAGTAGACGGAACCCACATTCCCATTCCTGCTCCAATATCCGAGTTTCGAGCCTCCTTCATTAACAGGAAGGGATTATCCAGCATGCAACTGCAAGTGGTGTGCGACAGTAACCTGCGGTTTTTGGACACGTATACTGGTTGGCCTGGGTCGGTGCACGCGTGTATGGGAACAGCCCGGTTCAGCAACTTATTGAAGAATTGCCAGACGAATTCCATGTCCTTGGGGATTCTGCCTATCCACTGTCTGCACACCTTCTTACTCCATACAGAGACAATGGCCATTTAG
- the LOC127876038 gene encoding putative nuclease HARBI1 isoform X1, whose protein sequence is MAAPRELIAILMEEIANNTEIEHFQANIEVATGVNNVVTAAAQLLSNATAPVRVQSYVEDVVDLYSDMEFKSHFRMQRSTFEALCREVAPSMQRERSMTVNTRLLATIWMLSNKECYRSVADRFGISKGTLHLTVIQTCQTLSNLKDKYIKFPEARREMLSLAEGFRVRCGFPGVVGAVDGTHIPIPAPISEFRASFINRKGLSSMQLQVVCDSNLRFLDTYTGWPGSVHACMGTARFSNLLKNCQTNSMSLGILPIHCLHTFLLHTETMAI, encoded by the exons atggcggctcccagagaattgattgcgattttgatggAAGAAATCGCTAATAACACTGAAATTGAGCACTTTCAAGCGAATATTGAAGTAGCTACGGGTGTTAACAATGTCGTTACAG CAGCCGCACAGCTCCTGTCCAATGCTACTGCCCCAGTTCGAGTCCAAAGCTATGTAGAAGATGTGGTGGACTTATATTCAGATATGGAGTTCAAGTCGCATTTTAGAATGCAAAGATCAACTTTTGAG GCTTTATGCAGGGAAGTCGCTCCTTCAATGCAAAGGGAGAGGTCAATGACAGTCAACACAAGATTGTTGGCCACAATTTGGATGCTTAGCAACAAGGAATGTTACCGAAGTGTTGCTGACCGATTTGGGATCAGTAAAG GCACACTCCACCTGACTGTAATACAGACCTGCCAGACTCTCTCCAACTTGAAGGACAAGTACATAAAATTTCCAGAAGCACGAAGGGAAATGTTGTCACTAGCAGAGGGGTTCCGTGTGCGATGTGGATTTCCAGGAGTTGTCGGTGCAGTAGACGGAACCCACATTCCCATTCCTGCTCCAATATCCGAGTTTCGAGCCTCCTTCATTAACAGGAAGGGATTATCCAGCATGCAACTGCAAGTGGTGTGCGACAGTAACCTGCGGTTTTTGGACACGTATACTGGTTGGCCTGGGTCGGTGCACGCGTGTATGGGAACAGCCCGGTTCAGCAACTTATTGAAGAATTGCCAGACGAATTCCATGTCCTTGGGGATTCTGCCTATCCACTGTCTGCACACCTTCTTACTCCATACAGAGACAATGGCCATTTAG
- the LOC127876031 gene encoding collagen alpha-1(XIV) chain-like isoform X1, with protein MLALLLLLVSFSSAFALDKACPFKPTDMIFVLDGSGSEGEDNFKKQLNFVSNFTNQFEIGQNKTRVSLVTFATTVNNEFYLNRYYDNTTLLRAIGQAHYPNGETNTHLALDHVRLQSLLPSNGAERNVSKIVFVLTDGRSLEEEATKSAAMQLKKDPRVTVVAIGIGNAVDDNELRAIASDANHTIRVATFDALNSIKVELTQKTCDTCNDLSDVCFILDSSGSEGSGNFHQQLEFVKMVVNEFSIEGSSKTRICVVTFSTTSLGEIHLNSFNDKTALLQNIMKIPYRDGETMTNLGINHGFSELTNPPRQGANKVMILLTDGRSTEPDLTRQSASAVQRAGVDVFAIGIGPNVDSQELRFIATAPDHVFEVDRFHDLASIHQEVVNKICAKALITTTTTTTSTTTTRPTTTTTKPTTTTTKPTTTTTKPTTTTTKTTTKLTTTLPPTTTRAACGLKPADIVFVLDSSDSEGAENFKKQVDFVYNFAAQFSIGVNSVQFSVVTYSTDVQNIFYFNDHLTRQEVLQAIRNNITYLGQGTNTSGALQQVRENNLQTKHGARPNAQNFVIVITDGRSDDTNATRSEAHELQKIAQVLSVGIGPRVDSSELAAIASNHKVLTVDTFELLQTFKQQLTDLACQSGR; from the exons ATGCTTGCATTGTTGCTTTTGCTGGTTAGTTTCAGCTCTGCATTTGCATTGGATAAAG CATGTCCGTTCAAACCCACGGATATGATCTTCGTCCTTGATGGCTCCGGCAGCGAAGGTGAGGACAATTTCAAAAAGCAATTGAACTTCGTTTCGAACTTCACGAACCAATTTGAAATCGGACAAAACAAAACTCGCGTTTCCTTGGTAACCTTCGCTACCACCGTGAACAATGAGTTCTACCTGAACAGGTATTACGATAACACCACTCTCCTACGTGCAATCGGACAAGCGCATTATCCAAATGGGGAGACGAATACTCATTTAG CACTCGACCACGTGCGTCTACAGAGTTTGTTGCCTAGTAACGGCGCCGAAAGGAACGTTTCAAAAATAGTGTTTGTTCTTACGGATGGACGGTCCCTGGAAGAAGAAGCGACAAAGAGTGCGGCAATGCAATTAAAg AAAGATCCACGAGTGACAGTGGTTGCCATCGGCATTGGGAACGCTGTTGATGACAACGAACTCCGTGCTATCGCTAGCGATGCAAACCACACAATTCGTGTCGCAACCTTCGACGCATTAAATTCAATCAAAGTAGAGCTTACTCAGAAAACCTGTGACA CTTGCAACGATCTGTCGGACGTGTGTTTTATTCTTGATTCTTCGGGTTCAGAGGGTTCCGGAAACTTTCATCAACAACTCGAATTTGTCAAGATGGTTGTCAACGAATTCTCAATAGAAGGATCGTCGAAAACAAGGATTTGTGTTGTAACGTTTTCCACGACGTCCCTCGGTGAAATACATCTAAATTCGTTCAACGACAAAACGGCGCTCCTTCAAAACATTATGAAAATACCATACAG GGACGGTGaaacaatgacaaatttgggcaTAAATCATGGTTTTTCTGAACTTACCAACCCACCTCGACAAGGCGCCAACAAAGTCATGATACTCCTAACTGACGGTCGGTCGACAGAACCTGACTTGACAAGACAGTCTGCATCAGCAGTGCAGAG GGCTGGTGTAGACGTATTCGCCATCGGGATTGGCCCTAACGTTGACAGTCAGGAGCTTCGCTTCATAGCAACAGCTCCTGATCACGTGTTCGAAGTAGACAGATTTCACGATCTCGCGTCCATTCACCAAGAAGTGGTCAACAAAATCTGCGCAA AGGCATTGATTACTACGACAACAACCACAACTTCAACTACAACTACGAGACCCACAACTACAACGACGAAGCCCACAACTACAACGACGAAACCCACAACTACAACGACGAAACCCACAACTACAACTACGAAAACCACAACAAAAt TGACCACAACTTTGCCGCCCACTACGACAAGAGCAG CCTGTGGTCTTAAACCAGCGGACATCGTCTTCGTTCTGGACTCTTCCGACAGCGAAGGCGCCGAAAATTTCAAAAAGCAAGTTGACTTTGTCTACAACTTTGCCGCCCAGTTCTCAATCGGCGTTAACAGCGTCCAGTTCAGTGTCGTCACTTACTCCACTGACGTCCAGAACATTTTCTACTTCAACGACCATTTAACTAGACAAGAGGTTTTGCAAGCAATCCGCAATAACATCACCTATCTTGGCCAAGGAACGAACACCTCCGGCGCTTTGCAACAAGTACGCGAGAACAACCTTCAAACAAAACATGGCGCACGCCCCAACGCTCAAAATTTCGTAATTGTTATCACAGATGGTCGCTCGGACGATACAAATGCTACACGTAGCGAGGCACACGAGCTTCAGAAGATTGCTCAGGTTCTGTCCGTTGGGATCGGCCCACGTGTTGACAGCAGCGAACTGGCAGCGATAGCTTCGAACCACAAAGTATTGACTGTAGACACCTTTGAACTTCTTCAAACTTTCAAGCAGCAATTGACCGATCTAGCTTGCCAAAGTGGGAGGTAA
- the LOC127876031 gene encoding collagen alpha-1(XIV) chain-like isoform X2: MLALLLLLVSFSSAFALDKACPFKPTDMIFVLDGSGSEGEDNFKKQLNFVSNFTNQFEIGQNKTRVSLVTFATTVNNEFYLNRYYDNTTLLRAIGQAHYPNGETNTHLALDHVRLQSLLPSNGAERNVSKIVFVLTDGRSLEEEATKSAAMQLKKDPRVTVVAIGIGNAVDDNELRAIASDANHTIRVATFDALNSIKVELTQKTCDTCNDLSDVCFILDSSGSEGSGNFHQQLEFVKMVVNEFSIEGSSKTRICVVTFSTTSLGEIHLNSFNDKTALLQNIMKIPYRDGETMTNLGINHGFSELTNPPRQGANKVMILLTDGRSTEPDLTRQSASAVQRAGVDVFAIGIGPNVDSQELRFIATAPDHVFEVDRFHDLASIHQEVVNKICAKALITTTTTTTSTTTTRPTTTTTKPTTTTTKTTTKLTTTLPPTTTRAACGLKPADIVFVLDSSDSEGAENFKKQVDFVYNFAAQFSIGVNSVQFSVVTYSTDVQNIFYFNDHLTRQEVLQAIRNNITYLGQGTNTSGALQQVRENNLQTKHGARPNAQNFVIVITDGRSDDTNATRSEAHELQKIAQVLSVGIGPRVDSSELAAIASNHKVLTVDTFELLQTFKQQLTDLACQSGR, translated from the exons ATGCTTGCATTGTTGCTTTTGCTGGTTAGTTTCAGCTCTGCATTTGCATTGGATAAAG CATGTCCGTTCAAACCCACGGATATGATCTTCGTCCTTGATGGCTCCGGCAGCGAAGGTGAGGACAATTTCAAAAAGCAATTGAACTTCGTTTCGAACTTCACGAACCAATTTGAAATCGGACAAAACAAAACTCGCGTTTCCTTGGTAACCTTCGCTACCACCGTGAACAATGAGTTCTACCTGAACAGGTATTACGATAACACCACTCTCCTACGTGCAATCGGACAAGCGCATTATCCAAATGGGGAGACGAATACTCATTTAG CACTCGACCACGTGCGTCTACAGAGTTTGTTGCCTAGTAACGGCGCCGAAAGGAACGTTTCAAAAATAGTGTTTGTTCTTACGGATGGACGGTCCCTGGAAGAAGAAGCGACAAAGAGTGCGGCAATGCAATTAAAg AAAGATCCACGAGTGACAGTGGTTGCCATCGGCATTGGGAACGCTGTTGATGACAACGAACTCCGTGCTATCGCTAGCGATGCAAACCACACAATTCGTGTCGCAACCTTCGACGCATTAAATTCAATCAAAGTAGAGCTTACTCAGAAAACCTGTGACA CTTGCAACGATCTGTCGGACGTGTGTTTTATTCTTGATTCTTCGGGTTCAGAGGGTTCCGGAAACTTTCATCAACAACTCGAATTTGTCAAGATGGTTGTCAACGAATTCTCAATAGAAGGATCGTCGAAAACAAGGATTTGTGTTGTAACGTTTTCCACGACGTCCCTCGGTGAAATACATCTAAATTCGTTCAACGACAAAACGGCGCTCCTTCAAAACATTATGAAAATACCATACAG GGACGGTGaaacaatgacaaatttgggcaTAAATCATGGTTTTTCTGAACTTACCAACCCACCTCGACAAGGCGCCAACAAAGTCATGATACTCCTAACTGACGGTCGGTCGACAGAACCTGACTTGACAAGACAGTCTGCATCAGCAGTGCAGAG GGCTGGTGTAGACGTATTCGCCATCGGGATTGGCCCTAACGTTGACAGTCAGGAGCTTCGCTTCATAGCAACAGCTCCTGATCACGTGTTCGAAGTAGACAGATTTCACGATCTCGCGTCCATTCACCAAGAAGTGGTCAACAAAATCTGCGCAA AGGCATTGATTACTACGACAACAACCACAACTTCAACTACAACTACGAGACCCACAACTACAACGACGAAGCCCACAACTACAAC TACGAAAACCACAACAAAAt TGACCACAACTTTGCCGCCCACTACGACAAGAGCAG CCTGTGGTCTTAAACCAGCGGACATCGTCTTCGTTCTGGACTCTTCCGACAGCGAAGGCGCCGAAAATTTCAAAAAGCAAGTTGACTTTGTCTACAACTTTGCCGCCCAGTTCTCAATCGGCGTTAACAGCGTCCAGTTCAGTGTCGTCACTTACTCCACTGACGTCCAGAACATTTTCTACTTCAACGACCATTTAACTAGACAAGAGGTTTTGCAAGCAATCCGCAATAACATCACCTATCTTGGCCAAGGAACGAACACCTCCGGCGCTTTGCAACAAGTACGCGAGAACAACCTTCAAACAAAACATGGCGCACGCCCCAACGCTCAAAATTTCGTAATTGTTATCACAGATGGTCGCTCGGACGATACAAATGCTACACGTAGCGAGGCACACGAGCTTCAGAAGATTGCTCAGGTTCTGTCCGTTGGGATCGGCCCACGTGTTGACAGCAGCGAACTGGCAGCGATAGCTTCGAACCACAAAGTATTGACTGTAGACACCTTTGAACTTCTTCAAACTTTCAAGCAGCAATTGACCGATCTAGCTTGCCAAAGTGGGAGGTAA